A genomic segment from Malus domestica chromosome 05, GDT2T_hap1 encodes:
- the LOC139196466 gene encoding 3-ketoacyl-CoA synthase 5-like: MPPILQDFSNSVKLKYVKLGYQYLVDYACFKPPVTCRVPFSTFMEHSCLNLSDNPKSVEFQMRILERSGLGDETCLPPAIHYIPPNPTMEAARGEAELVKKTGLKPKDIDILIVNCSLFSPTPSLSAMVINKYKLRSNIKSLKLSGMGCSAGLISIDLARDLLQVHLNSNAVVVSTEIITPNYYQGNEKAMLLPNCLFRMGGAALLLSNRGSEHRCTKYRLVHVVRTHKEADDKVYRCVFEEDDKDDLVSVVV, encoded by the coding sequence ATGCCTCCAATCTTGCAGGACTTCTCCAACTCCGTCAAGCTCAAGTATGTCAAGCTCGGCTACCAGTACCTCGTCGACTACGCCTGTTTCAAGCCTCCGGTCACCTGCCGCGTCCCCTTCTCCACCTTCATGGAGCACTCCTGCCTCAACCTCAGCGACAACCCCAAGAGCGTCGAGTTCCAGATGAGGATCCTCGAGCGCTCGGGCCTCGGGGATGAGACCTGCCTCCCTCCGGCGATTCACTACATTCCGCCCAACCCCACCATGGAGGCCGCTAGGGGCGAGGCAGAGCTCGTCAAGAAGACTGGGCTCAAGCCCAAAGACATCGATATTCTCATTGTTAACTGTAGCCTCTTCTCGCCGACGCCGTCGCTCTCAGCGATGGTGATCAACAAGTACAAGCTCCGAAGCAACATCAAGAGCTTAAAACTCTCCGGCATGGGCTGCAGCGCCGGCCTCATTTCGATCGATTTGGCGCGCGACCTCCTCCAGGTGCATCTCAACTCCAACGCTGTGGTCGTCAGCACCGAGATCATCACCCCGAACTATTACCAAGGCAACGAGAAGGCGATGCTCCTCCCAAACTGCCTCTTCCGGATGGGCGGCGCCGCCTTGCTTTTATCAAACAGGGGGTCCGAGCACCGCTGCACAAAATACCGATTGGTCCACGTAGTAAGGACACACAAGGAAGCCGATGACAAGGTGTATAGGTGCGTGTTCGAAGAAGATGACAAAGATGATCTTGTATCTGTAGTTGTATAA